Proteins from one Phalacrocorax carbo chromosome 30, bPhaCar2.1, whole genome shotgun sequence genomic window:
- the LOC135310177 gene encoding uncharacterized protein LOC135310177, translating into QSQPPPTIPPSHPPPPNPPIPPPHPPNPPIPSPTPTPPSHPPPPQPPIPSPPPANPPNPNPHPHPPIPPPTPPTPNPIPTPPNPPNPNPHPHPPSHPPPPQPPIPSPPPANPPNPNPHPPNPPIPSPPPLTPPIPTPTPNPPSHPPPPQPPNPIPTPPNPPNPIPTPPNPPNPNPHPPNPPIPSPPPIPPIPSPTPQPPNTIPPPPPPIPPDPQPPPP; encoded by the coding sequence CAATCCCAACCCCCACCCaccatccccccatcccaccccccaccccccaatcccccaatcccacccccccaccccccaaaccccccaattccatcccccacccccacccccccatcccaccccccacccccccaacccccaatcccatccccaccccccgctAACCCCCCCAatcccaacccccacccccacccccccatcccaccccccacccccccaacccccaatcccatccccaccccccctaACCCCCCCAatcccaacccccacccccaccccccatcccaccccccacccccccaacccccaatcccatccccaccccccgctAACCCCCCCAatcccaacccccaccccccaaaccccccaatcccatccccaccccccctaACCCCCCCAatcccaacccccacccccaaccccccatcccaccccccacccccccaaccccccaatcccatccccaccccccctaACCCCCCCaatcccatccccaccccccctaACCCCCCCAatcccaacccccaccccccaaaccccccaatcccatccccaccccccatccccccaatcccatcccccaccccccaaccccccaataccatccccccacccccaccccccatcccccctgacccccagccacccccccca
- the KEAP1 gene encoding kelch-like ECH-associated protein 1: MSSPPPPECQAEVTPSPGGGSGSFSYSLEEHPKAALAVMNQLRLERQLCDVTLRVRYRRDVPPADFPAHKVVLASSSPVFKAMFTTGLKERGMEVIPIEGVHPRVMERLVEFAYTASISVGEKCVLHVMNGAVMYQIDSVVRACCDFLVQQLHPSNAIGIANFAEQIGCLELHQKAREYIYMHFAEVSKQEEFFNLSHCQLATLLSRDELNVRCESEVFHACINWVKHDCANRRLYVQALLRAVRCHSLTPHFLQMQLQKCEILRADSRSKDYLAQIFQDLTLHKPTQVLPCRTPKVGQLIYTAGGYYRQSLSYLEAFNPRDGSWIRLADLQVPRSGLGGCVVGGLFYAVGGRNNSPDGNTDSAAIDCYNPMTNRWSPCAPMSVPRNRIGVGVIDGMIYAVGGSHGCIHHSSVERYEPERDEWELVAPMLTRRIGVGVAVLNRLLYAVGGFDGSTRLRSAECYHPERDAWRAIAPMATIRSGAGVCALNNCIYAMGGYDGTDQLNSTERYEVETDAWTFVAPMRYRRSALGVTVYQGKIYVLGGYDGHTFLDSVECYDPAADAWTEVTRMTSGRSGVGVAITMEPCREQTQRPDCPC, encoded by the exons ATGtcctccccgcctccccccgaATGCCAAGCGGAGGTGACCCCCTcgccggggggggggtcgggCTCGTTCAGCTACAGCCTGGAGGAGCACCCCAAAGCCGCCCTGGCCGTGATGAACCAGCTGCGGCTGGAGCGGCAGCTCTGCGACGTCACCCTGCGCGTCCGCTACCGCCGCGACGTCCCCCCCGCCGACTTCCCCGCGCACAAAGTCGTCCTGGCCTCCTCCAGCCCCGTGTTCAAGGCCATGTTCACGACGGGCCTGAAGGAGCGGGGGATGGAGGTGATCCCCATCGAAGGCGTCCACCCCCGCGTCATGGAGCGGCTGGTGGAGTTCGCCTACACGGCCTCCATCTCCGTGGGCGAGAAGTGCGTCCTGCACGTCATGAACGGCGCCGTCATGTACCAGATCGACAGCGTCGTCCGCGCCTGCTGCGACTTCCTCGTCCAGCAGCTGCACCCCAGCAACGCCATCGGCATCGCCAACTTCGCCGAGCAGATCGGCTGCCTCGAGCTCCACCAGAAGGCCCGCGAGTACATCTACATGCACTTCGCCGAG GTGTCGAAGCAGGAGGAGTTCTTCAACCTGTCGCACTGCCAGCTGGCGACGCTGCTGAGCCGCGACGAGCTGAACGTGCGCTGCGAGTCGGAGGTTTTCCACGCCTGCATCAACTGGGTGAAGCACGACTGCGCCAACCGGCGCCTCTACGTGCAGGCGCTGCTCCGCGCCGTGCGCTGCCATTCCCTCACCCCGCACTTCCTCCAGATGCAGCTCCAAAAGTGCGAGATCCTCCGCGCCGATTCCCGCTCCAAGGATTACCTGGCGCAGATTTTCCAGGATTTAACCCTTCACAAACCCACCCAAGTCTTACCCTGCCGGACCCCCAAGGTCGGCCAACTCATCTACACCGCCGGCGGGTATTACCGCCAGTCCTTGAGCTACCTGGAAGCCTTCAACCCTCGCGACGGCTCCTGGATCCGTCTGGCCGACCTCCAGGTCCCCCGGAGCGGCCTGGGGGGTTGCGTGGTGGGGGGGCTTTTCTACGCCGTGGGGGGACGCAATAATTCCCCCGACGGCAACACGGACTCGGCGGCCATCGATTGCTACAACCCCATGACGAACCGGTGGTCTCCCTGCGCCCCCATGAGCGTCCCCCGCAACCGCATCGGGGTGGGGGTCATCGACGGAATGATTTACGCCGTGGGGGGGTCGCACGGATGCATCCATCATAGCAGCGTGgagag gtacGAGCCGGAGCGGGACGAGTGGGAGCTGGTGGCGCCGATGCTGACGCGGCGCAtcggggtgggggtggcggtTCTCAACCGCCTCCTTTACGCCGTGGGGGGGTTCGACGGCAGCACCCGCCTCCGCTCGGCCGAGTGCTACCACCCCGAGCGCGACGCCTGGCGAGCCATCGCCCCCATGGCCACCATCCGCAGCGGCGCCG gGGTCTGCGCCCTCAATAACTGCATTTACGCCATGGGGGGCTACGACGGGACGGACCAGCTCAACAGCACCGAGCGCTACGAGGTGGAGACGGACGCGTGGACCTTCGTGGCGCCCATGCGGTACCGGCGCAGCGCCCTCGGCGTCACCGTCTACCAGGGCAAGATCTACGTCTTGG GAGGCTACGACGGCCACACGTTCCTGGACTCGGTGGAGTGCTACGACCCGGCGGCGGACGCGTGGACGGAGGTGACGCGGATGACGTCGGGCCGCAGCGGCGTGGGGGTGGCCATCACCATGGAGCCGTGCCGCGAGCAAACCCAGCGCCCCGACTGCCCCTGCTAA